In Methanooceanicella nereidis, a single window of DNA contains:
- a CDS encoding HAAS signaling domain-containing protein, whose amino-acid sequence MYDKIIDDYLNDVTRDMDPKLKSDVKRELKTHILDSAEALASERYVPADENIVREVISKMGSPKEIASRYPSRKGSKKAKEFMDVLKVLAGLIVAFTIAGIVMTMIAPELGLPVHLILTGVVPAMIIAVIVISIIFAIIYIYESRLKMTYEEKIKKMNENLEKPSSPIRVAIITICNLVFLAVINLYWDKVPAIIVFEGDKPTGIVSLFSPDFATFIPYINMLIIATIIVNLLYLLIKSKWIPSALETVLGIASAILIYGLITMFPFNPELISEIVLGIKLLLAFVLIMTLFGAVKNLWQAIILAIGK is encoded by the coding sequence AGAGCTTAAGACGCATATCCTTGATAGCGCAGAAGCGCTTGCATCGGAGAGGTATGTTCCTGCGGACGAGAACATTGTAAGAGAAGTGATCTCAAAAATGGGTTCCCCGAAAGAGATAGCCTCCAGGTATCCTTCCAGGAAAGGATCCAAGAAAGCAAAAGAATTCATGGACGTGTTAAAAGTACTGGCAGGATTAATTGTAGCATTCACTATCGCCGGTATCGTTATGACGATGATAGCACCGGAATTAGGGCTTCCGGTACATCTCATCCTGACCGGTGTCGTTCCGGCCATGATCATTGCTGTCATTGTAATAAGCATTATCTTCGCGATAATTTATATTTACGAGTCCAGGCTAAAGATGACTTATGAGGAAAAGATCAAAAAGATGAACGAAAACCTTGAGAAGCCGTCTTCACCAATAAGAGTGGCTATAATCACTATATGTAACCTGGTATTCCTGGCAGTAATAAATCTCTACTGGGATAAAGTTCCTGCCATCATAGTCTTTGAGGGAGATAAGCCCACAGGCATTGTGTCGTTATTCTCTCCGGATTTTGCGACATTCATCCCTTACATTAATATGCTGATAATTGCGACGATAATCGTTAACCTCCTGTATTTGCTGATAAAAAGTAAATGGATACCGTCGGCACTGGAGACAGTTCTCGGTATAGCAAGCGCGATCCTGATATACGGCCTGATCACCATGTTCCCGTTCAATCCGGAACTGATTTCGGAAATTGTCCTCGGTATAAAATTACTGCTGGCGTTTGTCTTGATCATGACGCTGTTCGGGGCGGTAAAAAATCTCTGGCAGGCGATAATACTGGCGATCGGGAAGTAA
- a CDS encoding UPF0179 family protein — protein MSESTTITLIGSKLAKVGTEFIFRGAVGECEKCKLKNTCINLDRNKKYRVVALRNGMEHDCYLHDTSVKAVEVVPCPIIAMIESRKAFNGSRIIYEEPECEDSCPHYEICHPTGLVSGDKYTIAEVLGDDHITCPKGLTLKKVELRV, from the coding sequence ATGAGCGAATCTACTACAATAACTTTAATCGGCAGTAAACTTGCAAAGGTGGGTACAGAGTTTATCTTTCGCGGCGCTGTGGGCGAGTGTGAAAAGTGCAAGTTAAAGAATACCTGTATAAACCTTGACCGGAATAAAAAATACCGTGTTGTCGCCTTAAGGAACGGCATGGAGCACGACTGCTACCTCCACGATACAAGCGTCAAGGCCGTCGAAGTGGTCCCATGTCCGATAATAGCGATGATAGAGTCACGCAAGGCTTTCAACGGATCCAGGATCATATATGAGGAGCCCGAATGTGAAGATTCCTGCCCTCATTATGAGATATGCCATCCTACCGGACTTGTCAGCGGTGACAAGTATACAATAGCCGAAGTGCTGGGCGATGATCACATCACATGCCCGAAGGGGCTGACCCTTAAAAAAGTAGAGCTTAGAGTATAA
- a CDS encoding FAD-dependent oxidoreductase, which produces MKDPSIGVFICHCGDNISGTVNIEELKARVSAEGVRCVEDFPYLCSVAGQSLIKDRIKELGLDRVVVAACSPNVHEGTFKECVTDADLNPNFVDIANIREQCSWVSGDDPTGRAADIVRSSIFAMRQAKPLKEYHVDVEKSAMVIGGGIAGITAALSLAKHGIKVYLVEKNSSIGGNMVKIGKVFSPERLTEECAMCSLAPLMGEVSRNKNIEVLTLSKAVNIAGHAGDFRVTIEQGPVYVDPEICTSCGKCSRVCCVSVPDEWNAGLSKRTAIYRPFPQAVPTAYTIDDEACKKCGKCVKECGAGAIDLSREPVKRLLRVGAIVVATGHNELDPSEKYELGYKKYEGVITQMELARLLAVNGPTLGKLMLPVSEKVPQRIVMVQCVGSRDEKPGSLPYCSKICCMTALKHANFISDHFPGTEVYICYTDIRAPGTFENYYREVQKKGVKFVRGRVGEVIETPEKTLLVRVEDTLGNGPLEIEADMVVLSCALEPSEGTIETARALNIGLTQELFIKEKHPKLEPVSTTSRGVFVCGTAQGAKDVTDSIIQAKAAASMAAELVNGGTISIEPKFAVIDPEKCSGCGKCIELCPYNAPYKNGTIKIDPLSCIGLGGCISRCPEHAISMPSNSDEEIYARIDALLAGGPKILAFLDEMIAYVAADNIGTNRVPYPSSVRIIRLPSVMRLETKHLLYAFERGALGIFLGDGTVNASSGAIRANVAKRVNEHKEKAAALGIDPDRIFYYEAYLPHFRGMAKRMERFAHMLELKNINGTIQAGSQAVQNEAIPR; this is translated from the coding sequence ATGAAAGACCCATCTATAGGCGTATTCATATGCCACTGCGGCGATAACATCTCCGGCACGGTGAACATCGAGGAGCTAAAAGCTCGCGTATCCGCAGAAGGTGTAAGGTGTGTAGAGGATTTTCCATACCTGTGCTCTGTAGCAGGCCAGTCGCTGATAAAGGACAGGATAAAAGAGCTTGGCCTTGACCGCGTCGTTGTCGCCGCATGCTCCCCGAACGTCCACGAGGGCACGTTCAAGGAATGCGTGACCGATGCGGACCTGAACCCTAATTTTGTCGACATAGCGAACATCAGGGAGCAGTGCTCCTGGGTCTCCGGCGATGATCCGACCGGAAGGGCGGCCGATATCGTGAGATCTTCGATATTTGCAATGAGGCAGGCAAAGCCTTTGAAAGAATACCATGTCGACGTCGAGAAAAGCGCAATGGTCATCGGCGGAGGCATTGCCGGCATCACAGCAGCTTTGTCGCTTGCTAAACATGGCATTAAGGTATACCTCGTCGAGAAAAACTCGAGCATCGGCGGAAATATGGTAAAAATAGGGAAAGTTTTCTCGCCCGAAAGGCTCACCGAAGAATGCGCCATGTGCTCGCTTGCGCCCTTGATGGGCGAAGTATCCAGGAATAAGAACATAGAGGTATTGACTCTTTCAAAGGCGGTAAACATAGCAGGCCATGCAGGGGATTTTCGAGTCACGATAGAGCAGGGCCCTGTATACGTGGATCCCGAAATATGCACATCATGCGGAAAATGCTCACGTGTATGCTGTGTAAGCGTGCCGGACGAATGGAATGCAGGGCTTTCGAAAAGAACTGCCATATACAGGCCTTTCCCGCAGGCGGTCCCGACGGCATATACTATAGATGATGAAGCCTGTAAAAAATGCGGCAAATGCGTCAAGGAATGCGGCGCAGGCGCCATAGACCTGTCAAGAGAGCCGGTTAAAAGGCTTTTAAGGGTCGGCGCCATTGTAGTGGCAACGGGCCACAACGAGCTTGACCCGTCGGAAAAATATGAGCTTGGCTATAAAAAATACGAAGGCGTGATCACCCAGATGGAACTCGCAAGGCTTCTTGCGGTCAACGGGCCTACACTGGGCAAACTTATGCTGCCGGTAAGCGAAAAGGTCCCGCAGCGTATAGTCATGGTACAGTGTGTCGGCTCAAGGGATGAAAAGCCCGGCTCATTACCGTATTGCTCAAAGATCTGCTGTATGACGGCGTTAAAACATGCGAACTTCATTTCCGATCATTTCCCGGGCACGGAAGTGTATATCTGTTATACTGACATACGTGCGCCGGGCACTTTTGAGAACTACTATCGCGAAGTCCAGAAAAAGGGCGTAAAGTTCGTCCGCGGCAGGGTGGGCGAGGTCATTGAGACGCCAGAAAAGACGCTGCTTGTCAGAGTCGAAGACACTCTCGGTAACGGCCCTCTTGAGATAGAGGCGGACATGGTCGTGCTGTCTTGTGCGCTGGAGCCTTCGGAGGGCACGATAGAGACTGCCCGGGCGCTGAATATCGGACTTACCCAGGAACTTTTCATCAAAGAAAAACACCCGAAGCTGGAGCCGGTATCGACTACGTCGCGCGGGGTTTTCGTATGCGGTACGGCACAGGGAGCAAAGGATGTCACCGACTCTATCATACAGGCAAAGGCAGCCGCTTCCATGGCGGCGGAACTCGTCAACGGCGGAACGATATCAATAGAGCCAAAATTCGCGGTCATCGACCCGGAAAAGTGCAGCGGATGCGGCAAGTGCATAGAACTTTGCCCTTACAATGCCCCGTATAAGAACGGCACGATAAAGATCGACCCGCTGTCATGCATAGGTCTCGGCGGCTGTATCAGCAGGTGCCCCGAGCACGCCATCAGCATGCCTTCGAACAGCGACGAGGAAATTTATGCCAGAATAGACGCCTTGCTGGCAGGAGGGCCTAAGATACTGGCTTTCCTTGATGAGATGATCGCATACGTGGCTGCCGATAACATAGGCACCAACAGAGTGCCTTATCCGTCATCGGTCCGTATAATACGGCTGCCTTCGGTTATGCGTCTTGAAACGAAACACCTCCTGTACGCTTTCGAAAGGGGTGCGCTGGGCATCTTTCTCGGCGACGGCACAGTGAACGCATCAAGCGGTGCCATTAGAGCTAACGTAGCAAAGCGTGTTAACGAGCATAAGGAAAAAGCGGCTGCTCTCGGCATAGATCCGGACAGGATATTTTATTACGAGGCTTACCTGCCTCACTTCCGCGGCATGGCGAAAAGGATGGAAAGATTTGCCCATATGCTGGAGTTAAAGAACATTAACGGGACGATCCAGGCAGGATCACAGGCAGTTCAGAACGAAGCGATACCTCGATAG
- a CDS encoding CoB--CoM heterodisulfide reductase iron-sulfur subunit B family protein, protein MLNNTAMGKVPDNNYYLFKSCVAGSMYPGIEIAIRFVLDRIGVDYSDDPRHSSCTGFAYHTGVMPLSTNLALNARNFSLAAGDTNKNIVCSCPTSYGNLKECKDILSKDADLRDRTAGVLYKIGKDYDISPSVNHISEIFLARLDDITAKSVRSLSGIKAVTHHGCHYTKIFYRDVASGNFERPMVLDNIAKAFGCDIVEYGERSLCCGMGFHHTLTESEYPEEVLKRKFSSIRDAGPDVIITQCPGCIFNLDHYQESLAGSIGDIDIPVLYISELVALMLGAGPEEIGLDMHIVPVDGLLEKIGIKGTKK, encoded by the coding sequence ATGCTGAATAATACGGCCATGGGAAAAGTACCAGATAATAATTATTATCTTTTCAAAAGCTGCGTCGCCGGGTCGATGTACCCGGGCATAGAGATAGCCATCCGGTTCGTGCTGGACAGGATCGGCGTAGATTACTCGGATGATCCCCGGCACTCCTCCTGCACCGGGTTCGCATATCATACGGGAGTAATGCCGCTGAGCACTAACCTGGCACTCAACGCAAGAAATTTTTCGCTGGCAGCAGGAGATACTAATAAAAACATCGTATGCAGCTGCCCTACCTCGTATGGCAATTTAAAAGAATGTAAGGACATCCTGTCAAAGGACGCGGACTTACGCGATCGCACAGCCGGTGTTCTTTATAAGATCGGTAAAGATTACGATATTTCCCCTTCGGTCAATCATATTTCTGAGATATTTCTAGCAAGGCTTGACGATATAACGGCAAAGTCAGTACGCTCGTTATCGGGCATAAAAGCCGTAACCCATCACGGCTGCCATTATACGAAAATCTTTTACAGGGACGTGGCATCGGGTAATTTCGAGCGTCCCATGGTGCTGGATAATATCGCTAAAGCTTTCGGCTGCGATATAGTGGAATACGGGGAACGCTCGCTATGCTGCGGCATGGGATTCCACCATACGCTCACGGAAAGCGAATACCCGGAAGAGGTACTTAAAAGAAAGTTCTCAAGCATCAGGGACGCCGGCCCCGACGTCATAATAACACAGTGTCCCGGCTGTATTTTTAATCTTGACCATTACCAGGAATCGCTGGCCGGCTCCATTGGCGACATTGACATACCCGTCCTGTACATTTCCGAGCTCGTAGCGCTCATGCTCGGGGCAGGCCCGGAAGAGATAGGCCTCGACATGCACATCGTGCCTGTAGACGGTCTTCTGGAAAAGATAGGTATAAAGGGGACTAAAAAATGA
- a CDS encoding 4Fe-4S dicluster domain-containing protein yields MTPEVGRGTRISLAKKYASPDDVRIRSSGYEKCLQCGRCTASCPAAYAFGDYAPRDIMRRLSLGEIGELARSEDIWKCGQCYSCHARCPRNNSAGLAILALREYALKHGIAPESIKRLASLIKNNLYDKGEILLPSTFAQNGRDKVGPRTYARYLENLDKRVKLGYCRDDARKVPIPEESMAEIRAIIDLTYAGE; encoded by the coding sequence ATGACACCGGAAGTCGGGAGAGGCACAAGGATAAGCCTTGCAAAAAAGTATGCCAGCCCTGATGATGTTCGCATCAGGTCCAGCGGCTATGAAAAGTGCTTACAGTGCGGACGATGCACTGCCAGTTGCCCTGCCGCGTACGCTTTCGGAGATTATGCGCCCCGTGACATAATGAGGCGGCTTTCGCTAGGCGAGATCGGCGAGCTGGCCCGCAGCGAGGACATATGGAAATGCGGACAGTGCTATTCCTGCCATGCCAGGTGTCCCAGGAATAACAGCGCAGGTCTTGCAATTTTAGCGTTGAGGGAGTATGCCTTGAAGCACGGCATTGCCCCGGAAAGCATCAAACGCCTCGCGTCACTGATAAAAAATAATCTTTATGATAAAGGCGAGATCTTACTGCCTTCCACGTTCGCCCAAAACGGCAGGGATAAAGTAGGGCCCCGAACTTATGCGAGATACCTTGAGAATCTGGACAAAAGGGTAAAGCTTGGATATTGCCGGGACGATGCCCGGAAAGTCCCCATACCTGAAGAGTCGATGGCAGAGATAAGGGCTATAATCGATCTGACCTATGCCGGGGAATAA
- a CDS encoding cysteate synthase, with the protein MGSYKLICLSCNRTIVDNYTLSCPCGGGFVRTAYDARQLTVRDMPGMWKYYDWLPTKGFIDIPGKTVTYKSEALAKELGLRELYIAFNGYWPEIGAMIHTCSFKELEAPPTILRAMEHGGKAMVLASAGNTARAFAYLSTITGFPLIIVVPGKNLGNLWIPGREPGKSVHLIAMGEGNDYTDAINLAGRIASVPGLLPEGGAKNVARRDGMATVMLDGAVFMKTLPDEYFQAIGSGTGGVAAWEAALRLRDDGRFGQRLPRLHLAQNLPFAPMLHAWEEGRRDIMPERDMPEAKELISQMYTDILSNRNPPYSVKGGVYDAMKDTDGIMYGVTNEEAISAKKLFESLEGIDLLPASAVAVSALIQACDRGTISPDKKVLLNITGGGYERLKKDMKLNPVKPCIEVEGPDVPLDDILKVIE; encoded by the coding sequence TTGGGATCCTATAAGCTCATCTGCCTTTCATGCAATCGTACAATTGTCGATAACTATACTCTTAGCTGCCCCTGCGGCGGAGGGTTCGTAAGGACGGCTTATGACGCCCGGCAGCTGACTGTAAGGGATATGCCGGGAATGTGGAAGTATTACGACTGGCTCCCTACGAAAGGGTTCATCGACATACCGGGCAAGACTGTCACTTATAAAAGCGAGGCGCTGGCAAAGGAACTCGGCCTTCGCGAGCTTTATATAGCTTTCAACGGCTACTGGCCCGAAATAGGCGCGATGATACACACCTGCAGCTTTAAGGAGCTTGAAGCGCCTCCGACGATCCTCAGGGCAATGGAGCACGGGGGAAAGGCGATGGTGCTGGCGTCCGCGGGTAACACTGCAAGGGCCTTTGCTTATCTATCGACTATTACCGGGTTCCCGCTGATAATTGTGGTACCCGGCAAAAACCTGGGTAACCTGTGGATACCGGGAAGGGAACCGGGTAAGTCCGTACATCTTATCGCGATGGGAGAAGGTAATGACTATACAGACGCCATTAATCTGGCAGGGCGTATCGCATCAGTACCGGGACTGCTCCCGGAGGGGGGCGCAAAGAACGTTGCCAGGAGAGACGGTATGGCCACGGTGATGCTGGATGGGGCGGTATTCATGAAAACGCTCCCCGACGAATATTTCCAGGCGATAGGCAGCGGCACTGGAGGTGTTGCAGCCTGGGAAGCGGCATTGCGATTACGCGATGATGGCCGTTTCGGGCAGAGGCTCCCGAGGCTTCATCTTGCGCAGAACCTGCCTTTCGCCCCGATGCTGCATGCATGGGAGGAGGGAAGAAGAGACATAATGCCGGAAAGGGACATGCCCGAGGCAAAAGAGCTCATATCGCAGATGTACACGGACATACTGTCTAACAGGAACCCGCCTTACAGTGTAAAAGGCGGAGTCTACGACGCGATGAAAGATACGGACGGCATAATGTATGGCGTGACTAACGAAGAGGCAATATCGGCGAAAAAACTCTTCGAGTCCCTGGAAGGAATTGACCTGCTCCCGGCATCGGCAGTGGCCGTGAGCGCTCTCATACAGGCATGTGACCGTGGCACCATAAGCCCGGACAAAAAGGTGCTTTTAAACATCACCGGAGGCGGCTATGAGAGGCTGAAGAAAGACATGAAGCTTAACCCGGTAAAGCCGTGCATTGAAGTTGAGGGTCCTGATGTGCCTCTGGACGATATCTTAAAGGTGATAGAATGA
- the comE gene encoding sulfopyruvate decarboxylase subunit beta has product MTNVEQKVVDVMRSCGIDTALTLPCDRMKNLFPLISENFNEIPLTREEDGIGIAAGLYMAGKRPVMVIQSTGLGNSINALSSLHKTFEIPLPILASWRGPYKEGIEAQLHLGKCLPGILDSAGIPYVVAETVEDLPKVKSAIEASFEKCTPYVILLSPRIWEGSTAKPFIPEISQEERKFNIACNTIIPKATQSRFDMIIGIVPYLKDKVVVANIGVPCKELYAALDQPTNFYMLGSLGLASSIGNGLAQGQKREVVVLDGDGSLLMNPNTLGTVAQEFPDNLTIIAFDNSAHGSTGNQKTFSSCMDLELLARVYGIKNTSKVSMPEELLEALEKDGRGPRFIHAVILAVNADVPNIPMSAVDIKKRFISSLK; this is encoded by the coding sequence ATGACCAATGTCGAGCAAAAAGTCGTGGATGTCATGAGATCTTGCGGGATCGACACGGCACTGACGCTGCCCTGCGACAGGATGAAGAACCTGTTCCCGCTGATCTCTGAAAATTTTAATGAGATCCCCCTTACCAGGGAAGAGGACGGAATAGGCATCGCAGCAGGACTATATATGGCCGGGAAGAGGCCTGTGATGGTCATCCAGAGCACAGGGCTGGGTAATTCGATCAATGCACTGTCATCACTGCATAAGACCTTTGAGATCCCCCTTCCGATACTGGCAAGCTGGAGAGGCCCTTATAAAGAAGGAATCGAAGCCCAGTTACACCTTGGCAAATGTTTACCCGGGATACTGGATAGTGCGGGGATACCTTATGTCGTGGCTGAGACCGTCGAGGACCTGCCAAAGGTCAAGAGCGCGATCGAGGCTTCTTTCGAAAAATGCACACCGTATGTGATCCTGCTCTCCCCCAGGATATGGGAAGGATCGACGGCAAAACCTTTCATCCCGGAGATATCTCAGGAAGAGAGAAAATTCAACATCGCATGCAACACGATCATCCCGAAAGCGACACAGTCCAGGTTTGACATGATCATCGGTATCGTGCCATACCTTAAAGATAAGGTGGTCGTGGCGAACATCGGGGTCCCCTGCAAAGAGCTTTATGCGGCGCTTGACCAGCCGACGAACTTTTACATGCTGGGCAGCCTGGGCCTTGCATCTTCCATAGGGAATGGCCTTGCACAGGGACAAAAAAGGGAAGTCGTCGTTCTGGACGGAGACGGCAGCCTGCTGATGAACCCCAATACGCTGGGTACCGTGGCACAGGAATTTCCCGATAATTTGACCATCATCGCCTTTGATAACAGCGCACACGGATCCACGGGTAACCAGAAGACGTTTTCGTCGTGCATGGACCTTGAGCTTCTGGCCAGGGTTTATGGCATTAAGAACACCTCAAAGGTATCTATGCCGGAAGAGTTGCTTGAAGCTCTTGAAAAGGACGGCAGAGGTCCGCGTTTTATTCATGCGGTGATACTTGCTGTGAATGCTGACGTACCGAATATCCCCATGTCGGCTGTTGATATAAAGAAAAGATTTATATCATCATTAAAATAG
- a CDS encoding chemotaxis protein CheW: MAENTGINDTQLVVFRLGQEEFGVDISQVREIIRVSEITSIPNAPSYIDGVINLRGQITTVVNLRKKMGLEDKPVDGNSRIIVVEIDKNIVGMMVDSVTEVKYIAGSQIEMLPGMISGSVSGEYIQGVCKLPNRLLILVDLKKVISEVGLGNLIPAEA; this comes from the coding sequence ATGGCAGAAAATACGGGTATAAACGATACTCAACTCGTCGTGTTCCGCCTGGGGCAGGAAGAGTTCGGTGTAGACATCAGCCAGGTAAGAGAAATTATCCGCGTAAGCGAGATAACAAGCATACCGAACGCGCCCTCCTACATAGACGGCGTGATAAACCTTCGCGGACAGATAACGACCGTAGTAAATTTAAGAAAGAAGATGGGGCTTGAGGATAAGCCCGTCGACGGCAATTCACGCATCATCGTCGTAGAGATCGATAAGAACATCGTCGGTATGATGGTTGACAGCGTAACAGAGGTCAAGTATATTGCCGGCAGTCAGATAGAAATGCTTCCGGGTATGATCTCAGGCAGCGTTTCCGGCGAATATATCCAGGGAGTATGTAAGCTTCCTAACCGTCTTCTGATACTTGTCGACCTGAAGAAAGTAATAAGCGAGGTCGGGCTTGGTAACCTGATCCCGGCTGAGGCATGA
- a CDS encoding 4Fe-4S dicluster domain-containing protein, with translation MDFEKRIREIAEGHGANFFGIADLSTARDAVLDQGGQMIAQYPRAISVGIELLHPIVDELPNRNRREVSISYRLHCYDIINQRLDLIASHISSVLQKEGYRAFPVPASERVDDERICAIFSHKMAARLAGLGWIGKSCLLVTPEAGPRVRWVTVLTDAPLNATGKPIEDRCRECRECVNICPVRAFSGRPFDEKEPREARYDASVCERYLHFLGETTGSAVCGLCLYVCPYGKETVFKLFGKKLFSRIVQQSDLSSYDGHEKRK, from the coding sequence ATGGACTTCGAGAAAAGGATCCGGGAGATCGCAGAGGGACACGGCGCGAACTTTTTTGGCATCGCCGACCTATCGACGGCAAGAGATGCGGTCCTTGACCAGGGCGGCCAGATGATCGCACAATACCCGCGGGCAATATCCGTCGGTATCGAGCTATTACATCCTATCGTCGATGAACTACCTAACCGGAACCGTCGCGAGGTCTCTATCAGCTACAGGCTCCATTGTTATGACATTATAAATCAAAGGCTTGACCTCATTGCCTCTCACATAAGCAGCGTTTTACAGAAGGAAGGTTACAGGGCATTCCCTGTGCCAGCTTCAGAGCGCGTGGACGACGAAAGGATATGCGCAATATTCTCTCACAAGATGGCGGCAAGGCTTGCAGGACTCGGGTGGATAGGCAAAAGCTGTCTTTTAGTGACTCCCGAAGCAGGGCCCAGGGTAAGATGGGTGACAGTGCTCACCGACGCTCCTTTAAATGCGACCGGTAAGCCTATAGAAGACCGATGCCGCGAATGCAGGGAATGTGTCAATATATGCCCCGTCCGGGCTTTTTCCGGCAGGCCTTTCGATGAAAAAGAGCCAAGAGAGGCACGCTATGATGCCTCAGTGTGCGAAAGGTACCTTCATTTTTTGGGCGAGACGACAGGGTCGGCAGTTTGCGGGCTTTGCCTTTACGTTTGCCCGTACGGTAAGGAGACGGTTTTCAAGCTATTCGGGAAGAAGCTTTTCTCAAGGATAGTACAGCAGTCTGATCTATCCAGCTACGATGGCCATGAAAAAAGGAAATAG
- a CDS encoding potassium channel family protein, with protein sequence MYMIIVGLGAIGRNLAMIAVAEKHNVVVIDTNIDRCKDVATKIDLVSIHGDATSMVVLEEAGINEADAVIATTGSDANNLMIMLLAKDKGVKKLTTIVNEREHTDIFKRAGVNIHKNPAAIVAEDIYNTMLRPSINKFVSMAGGKAEILEIIIKEGSYAADKTVKEMGLPGNVLIIAIERGDDVIIPEGNTVIQAGDSVYIFVRRNLVERVFNLFSIGNLEK encoded by the coding sequence ATGTATATGATCATAGTGGGGCTGGGAGCCATTGGCAGAAATCTGGCAATGATCGCTGTCGCCGAGAAGCATAATGTTGTCGTTATCGATACGAATATCGATAGATGTAAGGACGTCGCGACAAAGATCGACCTTGTGAGTATCCATGGCGATGCCACTTCTATGGTTGTGCTGGAAGAAGCCGGCATTAACGAAGCGGACGCGGTAATCGCTACGACCGGCAGTGATGCAAATAATTTAATGATAATGCTGCTGGCTAAAGATAAAGGCGTTAAGAAGCTCACGACGATCGTCAACGAAAGGGAGCACACAGACATATTCAAACGTGCGGGAGTTAACATCCACAAAAATCCTGCCGCCATTGTCGCTGAGGACATATATAACACGATGCTGAGGCCGAGCATCAATAAGTTCGTCAGCATGGCAGGCGGAAAAGCCGAGATCCTGGAGATAATCATCAAGGAAGGATCGTATGCCGCGGATAAGACCGTGAAAGAGATGGGGCTGCCGGGTAATGTGCTTATCATCGCCATTGAAAGAGGGGACGATGTCATAATACCGGAAGGCAATACGGTTATCCAGGCCGGGGATTCGGTGTATATTTTCGTAAGAAGGAACCTCGTCGAAAGAGTGTTCAACCTGTTCTCTATAGGAAACCTGGAGAAATAA